The sequence gaggatgtttccactcgtgggggaatccagaacttggGAGCatggtttaagaataaggggtcgcccatttagaactgagatgaggaggaatttcttctctcagagagttgtaaacctgtggaattctctgccccagagagctgtcattgaatatatttaaggcggagacagacagatttttgagcgataagtgagtaaagggttatggggagcgggcagggaagtggagctaagcccaagatcagatcagccatgatcttattaaatggcacaacaggctcgaggggccaaatggcctactcctgctccaaattcctcTGTGTGAAAGTAACCCTTCTTAGAAGGGCAAGGGTGGCAGGTGCGTTGGAACATCATAccgcccggttaagcaacgccttgatttcaacattctcatccttattttcaaatctctccatagcctcgcccctctttctctctgtaatctcctccagccccacaaccccccgaaatgtctgcgctcctctaattctgcccccctgagcatccctgattgtaatcactcaaccatcggtggccatgccttctgttgcctggaactccctccctaaacctctctgcctctctatgtctctttcctcctgcaagacactctttaaaacatacctctttgaccaagcttttggtcacctgccgtaatttctacttatgtggctcggtgacaaatttttatcacataatactcctgtgaaacgccttgggacgttaaagccactatttaaatacaagttgttgttgttgttgatcatgTTAGACATATATTGATGTtccgtcatcgtcgctgggtcaaaatcctggaactcccccccccGTTCCCACCCCCCAACtgtactgtgggagaaccttcaccacacggactgcagcggttcaagaagaaggcccaccaccatcgtCTTAAGGgtgactagggatggacaatatatgctggccttctccacagaatgaataaaataaaacactTGGGAGAGGCACTGGAGGGGTTTGGCTTCTGGTGGGATTGTGCTTCGTTTCAGGAGCAGTAGGGGAGCAATATGAGAGAAAAGAAAGAAACGATGCCAAGTGTTTCAAAGTAGATGAGCGTCAATGAACAGTTCACAGCATTTTAATTCTTTGTTTTTTTCTACACAGGTGAGCTTGTGTTGATCTTGAATGAAtctgccacatcagccatggccCAGAATGGTTCAGAGGCCAACATGACCACGGCTCCTTTGTTTGTGGGACTTCTCCACCTCTTTGAGTTAAAACCTCTCTTCATTCCACTGTACGTGGTGCTAGTAATTGTGGCTTGTGCTGGTAATTTCCTCCTTGTGGCTCACATCTGCGCCACGAAGAAGCTTCACACTACCACCAACTTCCTCATCGGTAACCTGGCCGCCTCGGACCTGGTGATGTGCATCTTCTGTGTCCCAATGACGGTGTCCTATGCGTTTGAAAGCCAAGGGTGGCTTTTTGGAATCTTTATGTGCTACTTTATAACCCTGATGCAATCTGCCACTGTCTTTGTGTCTGTCTTGTCCCTCACTGCCATAGCTGTGGATAGGTACGTGGTCGTGGCATACCCAATCCGTCAGAGAATTAGGCCTCGTTCCTGTGCCTGTATCATTGCACTCATCTGGCTGGTCTCCATTGGCATTTCAATACCTTCCTCCCTGCAGACCACATATTTGGACATCAACGAGTTTGGGTATAATATGGCCATCTGTGAAGAGGCCTGGGTCAACCTAGATAGACAACGCCTGCTGTACTCATGTACCATGCTGGTGCTATCCTACATGCTCCCGCTCTGCGCGGTCTCCATCTCCTACTGCGCCATATCCTGCCACCTGAAGAAGAGGTGCATCCCGGGAGCGGCCTCGTGCAGCAGTGAGAAGTGgtcgaagaagaagaggaggacctTCTGGATGCTCGCCATCTCCGTCCTGTCCTTTGCCCTCTGCTGGGCGCCTCTGCAGACGGTCAACCTGTTACGGGACATTGACATCGACATCATAGACAAGAGGTACCTCAACGTGGTCCAGATGTCCTGTCACCTGGTCGCCATGAGCTCCGCCTGTTACAACCCCTTCATCTACGCCTCTCTCCACGACAGGTTCCGGCTCCAGCTGAGAAACCTCCTGTCCCGCAACAAGAAGCGGGCGAGCAGCACCATGTCCAGCCAAACATCCCGCTTGAACACCGGCACTTTGCAAGATGCGCCCATGGTCATCGGCAGCAACTTAAAGAAGAAATTCTCTGAAATAGAACAGCTTGTCCTCGCTGGACGGGCAACAGATGCGTCTCTTTCCCACTGAGTCTACCGAGACACAATGCCGAAAAGCAAACCGGCTGGTGCCTCCCGCCAAGAACCCAAGGATTGACCTGTCCTGGCGGACCATAAGTCAAGTTGAATGGATCCAACTTTGCAGAAGCTATAGCATTGAATCAATCCcccgccccactcaacgcaacccctagcCAAGGGTAAGGCTACTGACCGAGCCAGCATAGCATGGGGATCTGGGTTGAAAATATTGGACTGAACTCTGAAATTTGGCACGCTGATAATCAAAATAATTACCTGCACCCCGTCATGTGATGGAGAGGTGAAAAATTGACCATTTATGTTGAAAACCAGTTCATATTTCAGAAATTTCCAGATAATCCACTTAAAAGCAGAAAGTTGGCTTTTGGACACCAACCCAAGAGGCAAACAGCAACCAAACGTCGAAATGAAAACAGCGTTCTAAAGGACAGAGGCTACTTAGCCATGCCGGGAGGTGTTTTCATTACTTTTTCTCCATGTAAATTCTCAGCAGAACGCTGCCCAATTCTTAAATGAAAATGGACAATGCTAGAAATGGTTGAAAGAGCAAGGTTTGGGCCCTTTACCTGAACTGGCACAGTCAGGTCAGAGGAGGCTCTCTAAGGACTGAAAGATCAAACAAAGAGCTGGAGAAAATCCTACAGAGTGGCGATTATAAGAAGATTGGCATAAATTGAAGAAgttaaacataggaacataggaccaGGGAGAGGTTAgacggaggagaccattcagccctttgagtctgttcCACCAATCAACTAGATCATgaatgatctgtattttaactccatctaccctccttggttccatatctcttaatacccttgcccaacacaaatctatcaatctcagtttttacattatcctccagcctcaacagctttttgggggaaagagttccaaatttccactaccctttgtgtgaagaagtgtttcctgacatcgcccctgaaTGGCCCTGCTGGAAAGACAAGGGGATGTGTCAGACTTACCTATGAATTGGAAGTGAAAAGGACATTTCCAGAATTCACAGCTTGCTTTGACAAACTTTATTTTGGATTGAGGAAGGAAGAGAAACAGATCATGCCATACACTACGACCCAAATGACAGTCAGCTGCCCAGTCAACAAACAAAGACAGAAAGAGCTGGGTCTAAACACCTCCGAGTAAAACTCCCTGCACGCTTGGGTTTCTGAACTGGAATGTTTGTGCCGGACTGtgtgtcagaccacacctggagtactgcgtacagttttggtctccttatttaaggagggatatacttgcattggaggcagttcagagaaggttcacttggttgattcctgagacgaaggggttgtcttatgaagaaaggttgagcaggttgggcctatactcattggagtttagaagaatgagaggtgatctttattgaaacatataagattatgagggggcttaacagggtagatgcagagaggatgtttcccctcgagggggaatctagaactagggggcatagtttcagaataaggggtcgcccatttaaaatagagatgaggaggaatttcttctctcagagggttgttaatctgtggaattctctactccagagagctgtggaggctgggtcattgaatatatttaaggtggggatagacagatttttaaattataagggagtcaaaggttatggggagcaggcggggaagtagagctgagcccaaagatcagatcagccataattttattgaatggcggagcaggctcgaggggccaaatggcctacttctgctcctatatcttatgtacgTATAAAACACATGAAAGGAAAACCTTTGGGTTGGACAGGACATCCTGAGATCTTGGGCCCGGCGCTGGGACATAGCTCCGTCCACCTGACATCCCAGGCTTGGGGTTGCCAACAACGTACTCTCTAAGCTGCAGGTCCCATGCAGCCTGGGACTGCATTTTCAAATGTTAAGTTTCGCGCATGGctacgcagccccttaaaggggccgtgcattCAACAAAATATATATTCAGTGGAGCATTGGTTGCCAAActacaggattgtcctggagtctccgggAATTACAGACTAATCttctggacactgctgtgagcaaaaccCGGGGGAAAAATCCTGGGGCAAATAAATGTGTTCCTCATTAAAAttatttgaacacttttgtttattagttacaaACATATCGGACATGGGAATAAAGGCTGTATGACTGACAGTGGAGAAACATTGAATCAGGTAGTGAAGAGTCTATTCACTTTCTGATTGGCGTAGGCAGCTGGTGGACCATGAGGATGGACAGGTCGTGTGACCAATGGCGAGGGTGTGGGGGCGGAGCATTTGGAGGCAGGAGggtcacgtgatgaaacctccaggattatgtccaaccagagttggcaaccgaaCCCAGGATTGACAAGAAATAAACATTTGCATCTTGACAATTCAATCTACTGTCCAGACTAAGAGATTAATTTTTGAATACAATATTGGACCCGTGATCATGCATTTTATCCAAATGTTAAGATCTGAGGAACCTACTCTATTGTAAACACTACAGAAGAAGGGACCCTCCAACTAGGACCTGTCTGTATAAGTTCATTCAAAGTCGTTCACTCTGTAGTTTGAGGTGCATCAGTGATTATTGCTGTTGTGTTTACTTTGTTGCATTACCAATTAAACATGGACTAAAGATGTAATGGAACCAAGAATCATTCTGCCTGTCTGCTCACAACATATCATTCAGCCACAATTAGATCTGTCGCTAAAATAGAAGAGGCAAATAAAATAAAGTTTGCTTTTAGCTTCGATTGATACCTGAtggagtatttaaaattatgaaggggtttgatagggtagatgtagagcagatctttccacttgtgggggggtcCAAAGCTAGgacccataaatataagatagtcaccaataaatccaataaggaattcaggacaaACGTATTTTctccagagagtagttagaatgtggaactcgctaccacacaaagtggttgaggcaaatagcatagatgccgtTAAAGGGaaactagacaagtatatgagggagaaaggaatagaaggatatgttgatagggtgagatgaagtatgatgggaggaggctcgtgtggagcataaacactggcatggaccagttgggctgaatgggctgtttctgtcatttatactttttaaacaatttttaaATAAATGTTGTGCCGATTGAGGTGAGCGATTTTAGAGCTGAGGAACAGAAGACTTTTGTTTCATGCACCTGCTAGCAGTATCAAGCACTCTCGGATCACGCATGATGCAGACTAAAGCTGCCTCTACTCTGCCCCTGGGATATATTCTTACCACATCGCCAACAAACACAGGCGACAACATGGCTCctccaactgtcatcatgtgaccttgtcacatgatcctttattattgtaTTTACtgcagtagttgcattactacagtagtccactaggtgctcTATTACAGCCCCCGAACCAAAGGTTTCCCAGCCTCACCAAAGCACATTTCCAATATCTCTATCCTGTGGCCTCTCTGAATGAGATTACAAACTTAGTCATAGATTCTGGGGGGGTTTCTTTTCTGTACACCCAGGCCCACCAGCGATTATTTTAAGACTACCCAAATCCATTCCTCATAGGCTCCTCCTTACAGCCCGTCAGTCCCATTTGAACCCAGGTTGTAAATGTGCACGTAGCTGTGTGATATGTGGCAAGAgatcggggtcggaggcctataaaaggcccagcggcagcgagaggcggcggcagttggtgaggcgtgagtccggggtcggaggcatataaaaggcccagcggcagcgagaggcgtacttgtgcagctacagggagaaggcaaaaaagaagtagaaagaaacagaaaggtgatgtcacagccaagagggtaagtgattggctggtgattggtgagtagtttttctttcttctcttctataacagtgaataaactttagcattgttgttgcctatctaagggttaagtcatgacaggacagctcggtcgcgtgttatgctcctcctgtaccatgtgggaactcagggatgactccagtgttcctgacgactacgtgtgcgggaagtgtatcctcctccagctcctgacggaccgcgttgcggagttggaactgagggtggattcactctggagcatccacaatgctgagaatgacgtgactagcacgtgtagcgagttggtcttaccgcaggtgaagggtccacagccagatagggaatggaagaccagcagggagaacagtgcaaggaaggtagtgcaggggtcccctgtggtcatccccctgcaaaacagatacactgttttgagtactgttgagggggatgactcatcaggggagggcagcagcagccaagttcatggcactgtggctggctctgttgaacaggaggggaggaaaaagagtgggagagcgatagtgataggggattcgatggtgaggggaatagacaggcatttctgcggccgcaaccgagactccaggatggtatgttgcctccctggtgcaagggtcaaggatgtctctgagcgggtgcaggacattctaaaaaaggagggagaacagccagttgtcgtggtgcacattggcaccaacgacataagtaaaaaaagggatgaggtcctatgaaacgaatttaaggagctagcggctaaattaaaaagtaggacctcaaaagtagtaatcttgggattgctaccagtgccacgtgctagtcagagtaggaatcgcaggatagcgcagatgaatacgtggcttgagcagtggtgcagcagggagggattcaaattcctggggcattggaaccggttctgggggaggtgggaccagtacaaaccggacggtctgcacctgggcaggaccggaaccaatgtcccagggggagtgtttgctagtgctgttggggaggagttaaactaatatagcagggggatgggaatcaatgcagggagacagagggaaacaaaaaggagacaaaagcaaaagacagaaaggagatgaggaaaagtggagggcagagaaacccaagacaaaaaacaaaaagggccactgtacagtaaaattctaaaaggaaaaatggtgttaaaaaaaggctttgtgtcttaatgcaaggagtacccgtaataaggtggatgaattaactgtgcaaatagatgttaacaaatatgatgtgattggaattatggagacatggctccaggatgatcagggctgggaactcaacatccaggggtattcaacattcaggaaggatagaataaaaggaaaaggaggtgggatagcattgctggttaaagaagtgattaatgcaatagttagaatggacattagtttggatgatgtggaatctatgggcccaagtttccacatgatttgcacctgatttttaggagcaactggtggagaacggactatcttagaaatcgcaattctccacatttttttttctgcagttctagtcagttagaacagtttcactttggaacagaattttttcttcaaaagggagcatgttggagcggatttttggacatatatttgattgtatatcaaaagcttagccttcgatagtaacagctttgtagtgctaaagcatgtgttgtaaagtgacgtaatttgtaagataaaaggatttcactgcagataccaatttgagaagatggttcaaagacaggggtctttaacacttctcccaaagctttgtctctgatttaataaatctctctttatatattatacagtctcggaaatatttttccacaacaaaatggcatcacgacaggatactgtctgatcagacgtgatcacttaagacagtgtctggaatctggtgttagagactgaaaagagaggtgtacgggcacgacgggatagtgtataagatacgagtaaagagATAgcaggaagaggctgactaaccagtttgagttgtccctttagtaaataaggtcggtgcggaagggaactgatcactccaacctagagccgaaaactccggtggtaaggaaacacgctagctttgttgcgaagacaaagggtctccacagagtagtcgtggccgtgagtattaca is a genomic window of Pristiophorus japonicus isolate sPriJap1 chromosome 4, sPriJap1.hap1, whole genome shotgun sequence containing:
- the prlh2r gene encoding prolactin releasing hormone 2 receptor translates to MAQNGSEANMTTAPLFVGLLHLFELKPLFIPLYVVLVIVACAGNFLLVAHICATKKLHTTTNFLIGNLAASDLVMCIFCVPMTVSYAFESQGWLFGIFMCYFITLMQSATVFVSVLSLTAIAVDRYVVVAYPIRQRIRPRSCACIIALIWLVSIGISIPSSLQTTYLDINEFGYNMAICEEAWVNLDRQRLLYSCTMLVLSYMLPLCAVSISYCAISCHLKKRCIPGAASCSSEKWSKKKRRTFWMLAISVLSFALCWAPLQTVNLLRDIDIDIIDKRYLNVVQMSCHLVAMSSACYNPFIYASLHDRFRLQLRNLLSRNKKRASSTMSSQTSRLNTGTLQDAPMVIGSNLKKKFSEIEQLVLAGRATDASLSH